A genomic region of Fundidesulfovibrio terrae contains the following coding sequences:
- a CDS encoding ABC transporter substrate-binding protein, with protein MKALDDLMRSVQAMGQEDEAPALPDTPVDLLLYAPCPVKLVMKDGVDAIIAAHAAQGLELTAHIPMGCTSIDPYDPVYREPDPAKLPGIIGSIGFGDFWRREFVDAHVRAGVFEAALPERVSPLHEKAGLVDPRGAYTVYGATPYVFMVDTRRLGDKPIPRRWEDILHPRYAGEVVMCGDGDDMADAVVLNLYKDFGMQGLEALASVSKGLMHSSSMVKSAGSRDEDAGAIYVIPAFFAFSTRPPEHIKVIWPQDGAAASPLYFLAKKSERKRLASLAGFFGSGFASIESASWFAPMDGSVPSRLPEGVALKWVGWDFTWDNDVSGLRDQLNVLFRSMVRKGSCGS; from the coding sequence ATGAAAGCTCTCGACGACCTGATGCGCAGCGTCCAGGCCATGGGCCAGGAGGACGAGGCTCCGGCCCTGCCCGATACCCCGGTCGATCTGCTCCTCTACGCGCCCTGCCCGGTGAAGCTGGTGATGAAGGACGGAGTCGACGCCATCATCGCCGCCCACGCCGCGCAGGGCCTGGAACTCACCGCCCACATCCCCATGGGCTGCACCTCCATCGACCCCTACGACCCGGTGTACCGCGAGCCCGATCCGGCGAAGCTTCCGGGCATCATCGGTTCCATCGGCTTCGGGGACTTCTGGCGCAGGGAGTTCGTGGACGCCCACGTGCGCGCCGGGGTGTTCGAAGCGGCGCTCCCTGAGCGGGTAAGCCCGCTGCACGAGAAGGCCGGGCTCGTGGACCCGCGCGGGGCCTACACGGTCTACGGGGCCACGCCCTACGTCTTCATGGTGGACACCCGCCGCCTGGGGGACAAGCCAATCCCCCGCCGCTGGGAGGACATCCTGCATCCGCGGTATGCGGGCGAGGTGGTCATGTGCGGCGACGGCGACGACATGGCCGACGCCGTGGTGCTGAACCTCTACAAGGATTTCGGCATGCAGGGCCTGGAGGCCCTGGCAAGCGTCAGCAAGGGCCTCATGCACTCGTCCTCCATGGTGAAGTCCGCCGGGAGCCGGGACGAGGACGCCGGGGCAATCTACGTGATCCCGGCCTTCTTCGCCTTTTCCACCCGCCCGCCCGAGCACATCAAGGTCATCTGGCCCCAGGACGGCGCGGCGGCCAGCCCCCTCTATTTCCTGGCCAAAAAGAGCGAGCGGAAGCGCCTTGCGAGCCTGGCCGGATTCTTCGGGAGCGGGTTCGCGTCCATCGAGAGCGCGTCGTGGTTCGCGCCCATGGACGGTTCCGTGCCTTCCAGGCTGCCGGAAGGGGTGGCGCTCAAGTGGGTGGGCTGGGATTTCACCTGGGACAACGACGTGAGCGGCCTGCGCGACCAGCTGAACGTGCTGTTTCGGTCCATGGTGCGGAAGGGTTCATGCGGCTCATAA
- a CDS encoding ATP-binding cassette domain-containing protein, whose translation MRTEDTPVGTTGGGDTGSDGELAHGEALAYTPDSMTLTAGRDKSGNPEAGDVVFRSGEITALLGPTGSGKSRFLSDIESLACGDTPTGRTLKLDGRAPDADERFALQGRLVAQLTQNMNFVLDMGVRDFVLTHAKSREVEDPEAAASRVLQAANALAGEPFGPGVQLTQLSGGQSRALMIADTALLSWSPVLLIDEIENAGVDKRRALDLLLASDKIIVIATHDPVLALSADRRLVFEHGAVKLVQTRTGEEERVLARLEAMEGEMSRVRGVLRRGERLLLA comes from the coding sequence ATGCGGACTGAGGACACCCCCGTGGGGACGACAGGCGGCGGGGATACCGGCAGTGACGGCGAACTGGCGCACGGCGAGGCCCTGGCCTATACCCCCGACAGCATGACTCTCACGGCCGGGCGCGACAAGTCGGGCAACCCCGAGGCCGGGGACGTGGTGTTCCGTTCTGGCGAGATCACGGCGCTGCTGGGGCCGACCGGATCGGGCAAGAGCCGGTTTCTCTCGGACATCGAATCCCTGGCCTGCGGCGACACGCCCACCGGCCGGACGCTCAAGCTGGACGGGCGCGCCCCGGACGCGGACGAGCGATTCGCCCTGCAGGGCAGGCTGGTGGCCCAGCTGACCCAGAACATGAACTTCGTGCTGGACATGGGGGTGCGCGATTTCGTGCTGACCCACGCCAAGAGCCGCGAGGTGGAGGACCCTGAAGCGGCCGCGTCGCGGGTGCTTCAGGCGGCCAACGCCCTGGCGGGCGAGCCGTTCGGCCCGGGAGTGCAGCTGACGCAGCTCTCGGGCGGGCAGTCGCGGGCGCTCATGATCGCGGATACGGCGCTTTTAAGCTGGTCGCCGGTGCTCCTGATCGACGAGATCGAGAACGCGGGCGTGGACAAGAGAAGGGCGCTCGATCTCTTGCTGGCCAGCGACAAGATCATCGTCATCGCCACGCACGACCCCGTGCTGGCCCTGTCGGCGGACCGGAGGCTGGTGTTCGAGCACGGGGCGGTGAAGCTGGTTCAGACCCGCACCGGCGAGGAGGAGAGGGTGCTCGCCCGCCTGGAGGCCATGGAGGGGGAGATGTCGCGGGTAAGGGGGGTGTTGCGGCGAGGAGAAAGACTGCTTTTGGCTTGA
- a CDS encoding GTP-binding protein, with protein sequence MRLITVAGPPSCGKTSVVARACGALMGQGTACAVVKFDCLQSRDGELYREAGVPASVTLSGGLCPDHFFATNLEEAFAWTGETGAEVGIIETAGLCNRCSPHIRGALGVCVIDNLMGIDAPEKIGPMLRMADIVIVTKGDLVSQAEREVYRYRIRQMNRRAVIRHVNGLTGQGCAELAAIMAQAPEVASVTDMKLRFSMPAAVCSYCLSETRIGGRYQKGNVKKARFEEFGGAHAD encoded by the coding sequence ATGCGGCTCATAACCGTGGCCGGACCGCCCTCATGCGGCAAGACGTCGGTGGTGGCCAGGGCCTGCGGTGCGCTCATGGGCCAGGGCACGGCCTGCGCCGTGGTCAAGTTCGACTGCCTGCAAAGTCGCGACGGCGAGCTCTACCGCGAGGCCGGTGTGCCCGCTAGCGTGACCCTCTCCGGCGGCCTGTGCCCGGACCACTTCTTCGCCACCAACCTGGAAGAGGCCTTCGCCTGGACCGGAGAGACCGGCGCGGAGGTGGGGATCATCGAGACCGCCGGGCTGTGCAACCGCTGCTCGCCGCACATCCGGGGAGCGCTTGGGGTGTGCGTCATCGACAACCTCATGGGCATCGACGCCCCGGAGAAGATCGGGCCCATGCTTCGCATGGCGGACATCGTCATCGTCACCAAGGGGGACCTGGTGTCCCAGGCCGAGCGGGAGGTGTACCGCTACCGCATCCGCCAAATGAACAGGCGGGCCGTGATCCGCCACGTAAACGGCCTTACGGGACAGGGCTGCGCCGAGCTGGCCGCTATCATGGCCCAGGCCCCGGAGGTCGCGTCGGTGACGGACATGAAGCTCCGGTTCTCCATGCCCGCTGCGGTCTGCTCGTATTGCCTGAGCGAGACGCGCATCGGCGGGCGCTACCAGAAGGGCAATGTGAAGAAGGCCCGGTTCGAGGAATTCGGAGGCGCGCATGCGGACTGA